The Candidatus Zixiibacteriota bacterium genomic interval ATCTTGTCCGCCAAATGAGCAGACACAGAAATTATAACAAACGGGAGTTTTGTCAAGTCAATACTCGCCCGCCGAAACCGGACCAACACCCGACCGGGCGCGGCCAACCCAGAGCCTTCGCGCACCATTTGATCCGGCGCCGACCCTGCCCTCGCTACCTCGCATCCTCACTGTCGCCTCCACCGCAAGACTACCACTCAGAATCGATCTTCGCGCCCGGGGAACAACTTCTCGATACGGCCACCGCCGTCAATAATACCCGCACATGACAGCGCCTGGGGCCGCTTGCTGACCAGACTCTCGGGATGCCGTTAGATAAGAAGAACCGACAGATACGCGGGCTGGGGATCACATCGACGATTGGGCAAAAAAGAAAGGAGTTGGTCCCTCACAAACCAACTCCTTCATCCCCACCTCTTAAATACCCTTCACCGCCATACTGCGTATATTCAAGAGTAACTACGTGGGGATGTATTGCAACAGTCGTGCCAGTGTCGTTCAAACTCTGAACATGTCATTTAACTTGCTACGGCACAATATCATATCTTATCTCCGTTAGCCCGTCAGGCTACTCTCTCCGCCTCGCAAATCGCAATTTCTGCGCCATCGAATCGGCCTAAGATCAGGCTCAATGACAAATATCTTATTTCATATCAATGCCTTAAAGACGATTCAAACGATCGCGACACCCAATCCGGCACAATGCGGTTTCTGCGCATTGAAGTCTGATACGCAGTATTTGCGCCAACCGTGAACCTCACTCGCAGGTTCTACGGCACACCGGCCCGTCTACAGCCGCTTTTTCGCGAGGTGCACGGACATTCCGTGCAAATCGTGAGCCGCCTCCATGATCGACTCGGAAATCACAGGATGACCGAAAATCAGCGACCCCAGCTGGGCCACCGTCAGCCCCTGGTTCACCGCAAGCGCCGCCGTATGAATAATCTCGGTCGCATGCGTCCCGACAATGTGGACGCCCAACAACCGATCAGTCTTCTTGTCGCCGATTACTTTGACTTCCCCGGCAATTTCGTTCTCGGCGTGCGCCTTGCCCAGCGCCCGCAGCGGAAACTTGCCGACCGCCACATCATGTTTCTCCGAGGCCTCCCGTTCCCGTAGCCCGACCGACGCAACTTCCGGGTGAGTGAAGATCACCGAGGGACACCCGTGATAGTTCTTGGTCGACTTCTCGCCGAGACAGTTGTCGACCGCGACCGTGCCGTCATGCACAGCCGTGTACGCCAGAAGAATCTCGCCTCGGACGTCGCCGATTGCATAGATGTTTTTGACGTTGGTGCGCATGTCCGGACCGGTCGGAATGGAGCCGTTCTTATTGAGGGTCACACCGACCTCGCTCAGGCCGATATCCTCCGTCAAAAACGCCCGACCTATCGAGACCAGCACCTGGTTGGCATTGATCGTCTCCCCGCTCGACAACTTCGCCTGCACTCCTTCGGGCCCGGGTGTAACCGATTCCACGCGCGTTTTGGTATGAAGCTTCACCTTCAGTTTTTTCAGTTCCCGCTCAATCAGGGTCGAGCAGTGCTCGTCCTCCATCGGCAGCGCGTGGTCAAGCATTTCAACCATCTCCACCTGTACGTCCAGCATGGAGAGCATGAAGGCCCATTCGCAGCCGATCACCCCGGCGCCGATTATCAGCATCTTCTCTGGGAGGTGCGCAAGTTCAAGCAGATGATCGGACGTGAGAATCCGCTTCCCGTCGATCGGAAAGGCGGGCAAACTCAGCGAGCGCGACCCCGTCGCCACGATTATGTTCTTCGCCTCCAGTCGGGTCTCCTTGCCGGCGTCGTCAACGACTGAGACTTCATTCGGGCCGGAAATGCGCCCGAATCCCGCGACATGCTCAACACCGTGCGACTTGAACAACTGCCCTATACCGCCGGTCATGGTGCTCACAACCTTGTCCTTGCGCTTAAGCATCGCCGGCCAGTCGTAGACCGGCGGCGCCGTCAGTGTGATGCCGAATTCCCCGGCATGTTTCATCCTGTGATATTGGGTCGCGGAGGCAATAAGCGCTTTCGAGGGTATGCAGCCCCGGTTCAGGCAGACGCCGCCGAGTTCACGCGCTTCGATAACGGCAGTTTTCGCGCCCTTCATGGCTGCCCGAATGCAGGCCGTATAACCGCCGGGGCCGCCTCCGATTATCACTATATCATAGCTGGCGATGGTGGTCTCTCCTTTACATTAGCCCAACTGTTCCACGTTGGGGGGTAATGTACGAGAATTCGCGCATTTGGCAAGTCCGGAGGCGCAACCACATACCGACTCGTGCCGTCGGGACCGAGAAGGATTACTGCCGAGATTGGGCAAAGAAAAGGCGGACCGACCCCGGAGAGCCAGTCCGCCTGTCAGATTCAGCGAAGCGCCGCTTAGCTGTCCTTGGCGGCGAGAGTAATGATAATCCGTATCGAGTCCACCTGACCGCCGAGGCCGCCCGAACCGCCCGTGGCGATCGCATAGTAGTCGAACAACCCGCCTTTCACCAGCGTCTGGAGCGTGCTGATATTGCTCAGCAATCCCAGGGACTCGGCATAAGTAACAAATCTCTGGGTCCCTGCGCCCGGCGTCCCGGCCGGCACGGTCAACGGACCGAACACGAGAGTTGCGAGAGAGTCCACGTCAGCCTGATCCAGCGTGTCGTCCGGCATCGTAGCCTCATGAACGTACCCGGTATAGGTCCACTCCGCGGTCTCATTATTGGTGATCCACAGTTCGAACCCGACCACTTCGATCCGGTCAATATCGTCTTTGTGTTCCTCCCACGTATCGTTTTCAGTCAAGTCCACCGCGGTTGGATAGAACCCGGTCTGGGTGGTAAATGAGAACGACTCCACCACCACGAACGTGCCGGACACTATCTTGCATCCGACAACCACCAGTGCAAGGAGAGCAAGCCCGGCGAGTGCCAAAACAGCTTTTGACTTCATCATGACGTTTTCTCCTGCCTAGTTGGCGCCGAAGTAGTAGTTGAGGCCGCCGGTGATCGAAACCGATTTTTTCGAGACGTCACCCTCGGACCCCGCAATGTGGGCTTTGCCGCGAAGATCGATATCGATTTGCGGGGAGAACCCGATACCAAATCCGAATCCGGCCGAAATGCCCGCTTTGGAGCCGACCTCGCCGAACACGGCATCAATCTCATCGTTTTTCTGATTGTAGAATCCGAGCCCTGCCACGAAGTAAGGCTTGAATCCCATCTTCCCGACCTGGTTGCCCAGCGTGGCATCAATACCGAATGCCGTCACCGACGACCCGTCGATGTCAAACTCGAATTCGTCGTTGTCGGGCGCCCCGTAACTCGTAAACGAAATGTTCGGCTCGATCACCAGAATCGGTATCAGTTGGTAGCGGATCTTGAATCCAAAAACCGGCCCCGATGCCTGGTCATCCTGCACCACCGGTATGTTCAAGCCCCCGAACGCGCCGATTCCTAGCTTGGCCGGCCCGGCGCTCACGATCGACGCGCAGAGTAACAGACCAAATAACAGCGCTCCTGCTCTTTTCATGTTGACTCCTGAATGAAAAAATTAGTGGGTGGATGGCTCTGGAAACATAGCACTCTGCTGATCCAATGTCAACCAGATCCACGCCAAAATAGACCCCCATTGCAGATGTCTGGTCAAACGCCGTGCTGCCTCCAGAAGAAATCGCGAAAAGCTTGGTTTGGGGGGCAAAAAGGCCTTGACAACGGTAACCTGCTTTGTATATTTGGCGGTCTTTATTAAACAAAAAGGTTGTGTTTATTAAACCACGGCCGAGCGACCGGGTAAACGATGGATCTTCGTATCGGTGAGAAAATCAAGGCCTTACGGCTGGCCTCCGACCTGACACAGGCCGAACTGGCCGACCGCGCCCAGCTGACCAAGGGGTTCATTTCCCAGCTGGAAAACGACCAGACATCGATCTCGGTCGACTCGCTGGCTGATATCCTGGGAGCCCTGGGAGTCTCGATGGGAGAGTTTTTCTCTGAAGTCGAAGATACCAAGGTCGTTTTCGGTCCTAATGACCGAGTACCGATCGAACGGCGGGGCGTGAAACACTTCGACGTGCTCGTGCCGGGGTCGACCAACAACCTGATGGACCCGATCGTGCTCGAACTGGACCCGGGAGAGGCGCTTGACAAGCAGGGACCGCTTCCCGGCGAGCAATTCGGCTACGTGATACGCGGGGTTGCCACACTGGCCATCAACCGCAAGGCGCACCGGGTACCGACCGATCACTGTTTCTATTTTTCGTCCGACCGG includes:
- the lpdA gene encoding dihydrolipoyl dehydrogenase; protein product: MIIGGGPGGYTACIRAAMKGAKTAVIEARELGGVCLNRGCIPSKALIASATQYHRMKHAGEFGITLTAPPVYDWPAMLKRKDKVVSTMTGGIGQLFKSHGVEHVAGFGRISGPNEVSVVDDAGKETRLEAKNIIVATGSRSLSLPAFPIDGKRILTSDHLLELAHLPEKMLIIGAGVIGCEWAFMLSMLDVQVEMVEMLDHALPMEDEHCSTLIERELKKLKVKLHTKTRVESVTPGPEGVQAKLSSGETINANQVLVSIGRAFLTEDIGLSEVGVTLNKNGSIPTGPDMRTNVKNIYAIGDVRGEILLAYTAVHDGTVAVDNCLGEKSTKNYHGCPSVIFTHPEVASVGLREREASEKHDVAVGKFPLRALGKAHAENEIAGEVKVIGDKKTDRLLGVHIVGTHATEIIHTAALAVNQGLTVAQLGSLIFGHPVISESIMEAAHDLHGMSVHLAKKRL
- a CDS encoding outer membrane beta-barrel protein codes for the protein MKRAGALLFGLLLCASIVSAGPAKLGIGAFGGLNIPVVQDDQASGPVFGFKIRYQLIPILVIEPNISFTSYGAPDNDEFEFDIDGSSVTAFGIDATLGNQVGKMGFKPYFVAGLGFYNQKNDEIDAVFGEVGSKAGISAGFGFGIGFSPQIDIDLRGKAHIAGSEGDVSKKSVSITGGLNYYFGAN
- a CDS encoding helix-turn-helix domain-containing protein, which codes for MDLRIGEKIKALRLASDLTQAELADRAQLTKGFISQLENDQTSISVDSLADILGALGVSMGEFFSEVEDTKVVFGPNDRVPIERRGVKHFDVLVPGSTNNLMDPIVLELDPGEALDKQGPLPGEQFGYVIRGVATLAINRKAHRVPTDHCFYFSSDREHQIRNDGTEKVKLVWVTSPPLM